A portion of the Girardinichthys multiradiatus isolate DD_20200921_A chromosome 23, DD_fGirMul_XY1, whole genome shotgun sequence genome contains these proteins:
- the si:dkey-27i16.2 gene encoding regulator of cell cycle RGCC-like, producing the protein MSSDIAADLELELGDVLQEFQDVVEELKAPPESKHHSYQHVLHEAKSRIDDSGVEDSDYSSEASMGNSLNTSEEELHQAGTMLALKAKPDELESFINMLDQELAEM; encoded by the exons ATGTCCTCAGATATTGCAGCCG ACTTGGAGCTGGAGCTGGGCGACGTGCTGCAGGAGTTCCAAGATGTTGTGGAGGAGCTGAAAGCCCCCCCTGAAAGCAAACACCATTCTTACCAGCACGTCCTGCACGAGGCCAAGAGTCGCATTGATGACAGTGGGGTGGAAGACTCTGATTACA GCAGTGAAGCATCTATGGGAAACAGTTTGAATACCAGTGAGGAAGAGCTCCACCAAGCAGGCACAATGCTGGCACTGAAAG ccAAGCCAGACGAACTTGAGAGCTTTATCAACATGTTGGACCAGGAACTTGCGG AGATGTGA
- the pcdh20 gene encoding protocadherin-20 has translation MGHGTPYNMYWAGLLQNLLVMLQIRQIMSGSIQFCVKEELEPGTLVGSLTNHFSPPFLLLTKEYLWMDEKTGNFYISEQKMDREYLCPGKTKTDECIILHTAVVGPSGELVQFSVTVEDINDNAPRFENSKIHLNISEDIPIGTSLILDDQAQDRDSGPNGQLMYKLKGSGGVFTLKVEEDGQIILLIVQTALDRESLDLYQMQLVATDCGEQPLSASVSIIVTVTDVNDNCPSFHPDSPHSATITGGSKKNTVVTQVVATDLDVGPNAAIVYSLSPKVSERAKKLLFLNSHSGHIRLMQDLERDSSEELVLKVLASGLHCPPAETQVTVSLLPKATQGLTIKIGFIAEHYNQTILLPESHPPTALAVLELEGDSSFKDSSLAIEGDVPFILSPQSGKYLLYTSKPLDYEMKSEYHISVVVQGSSSERSVIALPQQEIRVIVEDVNDNAPHFSQCHYQLEVQENNKPGLTLLQLSASDADSGLNGRVTYRLDKHVSAIFKVDSVTGQLSALVPLDREQNSTYKLIVFARDGGFPSLESQASVIIHVLDQNDNAPVFCTPHFIFFVPENAPPFALVGKIEMEDPDEGENGNLELQVVKNSAPFAVDSMQRMLQTTANLDHEMTNHHELFLVVSDNGHPVALTSTARVTVFVEDINDNEPKVILPSSNFSCLAVSPGTPVGTTVTKIYAVDEDSGFNSEITYSVVAPESAQHNNPFQVDSRSGNITLSQKLLHKDMGMHHLFIVVRDNGKPIPLYTTVWINLLVNESTDQCYLDKAPVWTGRSDLIQSTSKSPFCEVETVRTVQMIYFYLLLSMTVVTMVLFLTTVYLYLKHRKCPRKKMKGRAVENEIPLRIKDKYYSDE, from the exons ATGGGCCATGGGACTCCTTATAATATGTACTGGGCTGGACTTCTGCAG AATTTGCTGGTCATGCTTCAAATCAGGCAGATCATGTCTGGCTCCATCCAGTTCTGTGTCAAGGAGGAACTAGAGCCTGGTACTCTGGTTGGATCACTAACAAACCACTTTTCACCTCCCTTCCTGCTCCTGACCAAGGAGTACCTCTGGATGGACGAAAAGACTGGgaatttttacatttctgagcAAAAGATGGATCGTGAGTACCTCTGCCCTGGGAAGACCAAAACTGATGAATGCATTATTTTGCACACCGCAGTTGTGGGGCCCTCTGGAGAGCTTGTACAGTTTTCTGTGACCGTAGAGGACATCAATGACAATGCACCGCGTTTTGAAAATAGCAAAATACACTTAAATATTTCTGAGGATATACCTATAGGGACCAGTCTCATTCTGGATGACCAGGCTCAGGACAGAGATAGTGGACCAAACGGACAACTGATGTACAAACTCAAAGGTTCTGGAGGAGTTTTTACTTTAAAGGTTGAAGAAGATGGACAAATAATTCTGCTTATTGTACAAACGGCCCTGGATAGGGAGAGTCTGGACCTGTATCAGATGCAGCTGGTAGCTACTGACTGTGGTGAACAGCCTCTGAGTGCATCAGTGTCTATAATTGTCACAGTGACAGATGTTAATGACAACTGTCCAAGCTTTCATCCTGACAGCCCACACAGTGCAACAATCACAGGGGGCTCCAAGAAGAACACAGTGGTCACTCAGGTAGTCGCTACAGACCTAGATGTGGGCCCAAATGCTGCCATTGTTTATTCCCTCAGTCCCAAGGTCTCTGAAAGGGCTAAGAAACTCTTATTCCTCAACAGTCACAGTGGTCACATTAGACTAATGCAAGACCTCGAAAGAGACAGCTCTGAGGAGCTGGTGTTAAAAGTCTTAGCAAGCGGCCTTCACTGCCCACCAGCAGAGACTCAGGTAACCGTATCCCTTCTCCCCAAGGCAACCCAAGGTCTAACAATCAAGATCGGGTTCATAGCTGAGCATTACAACCAGACTATTCTGCTACCAGAGAGCCACCCCCCCACTGCCTTAGCCGTTTTAGAGCTTGAGGGTGACAGCAGCTTTAAAGACTCATCTCTTGCCATTGAGGGTGATGTGCCTTTCATTTTGAGCCCACAGAGTGGCAAATATCTGCTTTACACATCAAAGCCCCTAGACTATGAGATGAAAAGTGAATATCACATTTCTGTGGTAGTGCAAGGGAGTTCATCTGAAAGGTCTGTGATCGCTCTGCCTCAGCAAGAGATCAGGGTGATTGTGGAGGATGTCAATGATAATGCCCCACATTTCTCCCAGTGTCACTACCAGCTGGAAGTGCAGGAAAACAACAAGCCAGGGTTAACGCTGCTGCAGTTATCAGCTTCTGATGCAGACAGCGGCCTCAACGGCAGGGTGACATACAGACTAGACAAACACGTATCTGCCATCTTTAAAGTTGACTCTGTGACAGGCCAACTGTCTGCATTGGTTCCTCTGGATAGGGAGCAGAACAGTACGTACAAACTCATTGTGTTTGCTCGAGATGGCGGATTTCCTTCCCTGGAGTCCCAGGCCTCTGTAATTATTCATGTTCTGGATCAGAATGACAATGCACCTGTTTTTTGTACTCCTCACTTCATTTTTTTCGTCCCTGAGAATGCACCACCATTTGCTCTGGTGGGAAAGATAGAGATGGAAGATCCAGATGAAGGAGAGAATGGAAATTTAGAATTGCAAGTTGTAAAGAACAGCGCACCTTTTGCTGTGGATAGCATGCAAAGGATGCTGCAGACCACTGCCAACTTGGACCACGAGATGACGAACCATCATGAACTCTTCCTGGTGGTCAGCGACAATGGACATCCGGTGGCTTTAACATCCACTGCCAGGGTGACCGTCTTTGTAGAGGACATTAATGACAACGAGCCCAAAGTGATCCTTCCCAGCAGCAATTTTTCATGCCTGGCtgtctcaccaggtactccggtgGGTACAACTGTAACAAAGATCTACGCCGTCGATGAAGACTCAGGCTTTAATTCAGAGATTACATATTCTGTTGTTGCACCAGAGTCAGCGCAGCACAACAACCCCTTCCAGGTGGACTCAAGATCAGGGAACATCACCTTAAGTCAGAAGCTTTTACACAAAGATATGGGAATGCATCACCTGTTCATTGTAGTAAGGGACAATGGAAAGCCAATTCCACTTTACACCACTGTCTGGATTAACCTGTTGGTTAATGAGAGCACGGATCAGTGCTATCTAGATAAGGCACCTGTATGGACCGGGAGATCTGATTTGATTCAAAGTACATCTAAGTCTCCTTTTTGTGAGGTGGAAACTGTCAGAACGGTTCAAATGATATACTTTTATCTTTTGCTCAGTATGACAGTAGTAACCATGGTTTTGTTTCTGACAACAGTTTACTTGTAtctgaaacacagaaaatgtcCGCGGAAGAAAATGAAGGGACGGGCAGTCGAGAATGAGATTCCACTTAGAATCAAAGACAAATATTATTCTGATGAATAA
- the plp1a gene encoding proteolipid protein 1a isoform X3, with the protein MGCYDCCMRCLAGVPYCSLVATLLCFSGISLFCGCGHQALTEMERLIEDYFARNRQDYNTLAYIIQYFQYAIYGLASFFFLYCIALLAEGFYTTSAAKQTFGEFRSTMCGRCLSSSVSRTRVGQFIVMTYVLAVLWLLVFAFSALPVYFFYNMGATCRTIDLLTETPASINQLCVDARQYGLLPWSAVPGKACGMTLSNVCKTREYWMTYNLYIAAFAGAGITLLALLTYTVSSTYNFAVLRYLGRKGIGPRC; encoded by the exons ATGG GTTGCTATGACTGCTGTATGCGCTGTTTGGCCGGGGTGCCATATTGCTCACTTGTTGCCACACTGCTCTGCTTCTCTGGCATTTCCCTGTTCTGCGGTTGTGGTCACCAGGCACTCACAGAAATGGAAAGACTTATTGAGGACTATTTTGCCCGGAACCGTCAGGACTACAACACTCTTGCCTATAT CATTCAATATTTCCAGTATGCCATTTATGGTTTGGCCTCGTTTTTCTTCCTCTACTGCATTGCGCTGCTGGCTGAGGGCTTCTACACCACAAGCGCTGCCAAGCAAACCTTCGGAGAGTTCAGGAGCACCATGTGTggccgatgcctcagctcctcgGTGAGCAGGACCAGAGTGGGACAA TTTATAGTGATGACGTACGTTCTTGCTGTGCTGTGGCTGCTGGTGTTTGCCTTCTCGGCCTTGCCGGTCTACTTCTTCTACAACATGGGTGCAACTTGCCGCACTATTGACCTTCTTACTGAGACCCCAGCAAGTATCAACCAGCTCTGTGTTGATGCAAGGCAATACG GGCTCTTGCCATGGAGTGCGGTACCAGGAAAAGCTTGTGGTATGACCCTGTCCAATGTTTGCAAAACCAGAGAG TATTGGATGACCTATAACCTGTACATTGCTGCCTTTGCCGGTGCGGGCATCACTCTCTTGGCTCTG CTGACCTATACAGTGTCAAGCACCTATAACTTTGCGGTTCTGCGGTATCTTGGGAGAAAGGGCATAGGTCCAAGGTGTTAG
- the plp1a gene encoding proteolipid protein 1a isoform X1, with translation MGCYDCCMRCLAGVPYCSLVATLLCFSGISLFCGCGHQALTEMERLIEDYFARNRQDYNTLAYIIQYFQYAIYGLASFFFLYCIALLAEGFYTTSAAKQTFGEFRSTMCGRCLSSSVSRTRVGQFIVMTYVLAVLWLLVFAFSALPVYFFYNMGATCRTIDLLTETPASINQLCVDARQYGLLPWSAVPGKACGMTLSNVCKTREYWMTYNLYIAAFAGAGITLLALVHCCLHLAVYQVYVKMVKHRTKEERRGYDLYRRMQRDRGGTLCSPYSADTFDIS, from the exons ATGG GTTGCTATGACTGCTGTATGCGCTGTTTGGCCGGGGTGCCATATTGCTCACTTGTTGCCACACTGCTCTGCTTCTCTGGCATTTCCCTGTTCTGCGGTTGTGGTCACCAGGCACTCACAGAAATGGAAAGACTTATTGAGGACTATTTTGCCCGGAACCGTCAGGACTACAACACTCTTGCCTATAT CATTCAATATTTCCAGTATGCCATTTATGGTTTGGCCTCGTTTTTCTTCCTCTACTGCATTGCGCTGCTGGCTGAGGGCTTCTACACCACAAGCGCTGCCAAGCAAACCTTCGGAGAGTTCAGGAGCACCATGTGTggccgatgcctcagctcctcgGTGAGCAGGACCAGAGTGGGACAA TTTATAGTGATGACGTACGTTCTTGCTGTGCTGTGGCTGCTGGTGTTTGCCTTCTCGGCCTTGCCGGTCTACTTCTTCTACAACATGGGTGCAACTTGCCGCACTATTGACCTTCTTACTGAGACCCCAGCAAGTATCAACCAGCTCTGTGTTGATGCAAGGCAATACG GGCTCTTGCCATGGAGTGCGGTACCAGGAAAAGCTTGTGGTATGACCCTGTCCAATGTTTGCAAAACCAGAGAG TATTGGATGACCTATAACCTGTACATTGCTGCCTTTGCCGGTGCGGGCATCACTCTCTTGGCTCTG GTGCATTGTTGCCTTCACTTGGCTGTGTACCAAGTGTATGTGAAGATGGTAAAGCACAGAACgaaagaggagaggagaggctATGACCTTTATAGAAGGATGCAGAGGGACAGAGGAGGGACACTGTGCTCTCCGTACTCTGCAGACACATTTGACATCTCCTGA
- the plp1a gene encoding proteolipid protein 1a isoform X4 — MGCYDCCMRCLAGVPYCSLVATLLCFSGISLFCGCGHQALTEMERLIEDYFARNRQDYNTLAYIIQYFQYAIYGLASFFFLYCIALLAEGFYTTSAAKQTFGEFRSTMCGRCLSSSFIVMTYVLAVLWLLVFAFSALPVYFFYNMGATCRTIDLLTETPASINQLCVDARQYGLLPWSAVPGKACGMTLSNVCKTREYWMTYNLYIAAFAGAGITLLALLTYTVSSTYNFAVLRYLGRKGIGPRC, encoded by the exons ATGG GTTGCTATGACTGCTGTATGCGCTGTTTGGCCGGGGTGCCATATTGCTCACTTGTTGCCACACTGCTCTGCTTCTCTGGCATTTCCCTGTTCTGCGGTTGTGGTCACCAGGCACTCACAGAAATGGAAAGACTTATTGAGGACTATTTTGCCCGGAACCGTCAGGACTACAACACTCTTGCCTATAT CATTCAATATTTCCAGTATGCCATTTATGGTTTGGCCTCGTTTTTCTTCCTCTACTGCATTGCGCTGCTGGCTGAGGGCTTCTACACCACAAGCGCTGCCAAGCAAACCTTCGGAGAGTTCAGGAGCACCATGTGTggccgatgcctcagctcctcg TTTATAGTGATGACGTACGTTCTTGCTGTGCTGTGGCTGCTGGTGTTTGCCTTCTCGGCCTTGCCGGTCTACTTCTTCTACAACATGGGTGCAACTTGCCGCACTATTGACCTTCTTACTGAGACCCCAGCAAGTATCAACCAGCTCTGTGTTGATGCAAGGCAATACG GGCTCTTGCCATGGAGTGCGGTACCAGGAAAAGCTTGTGGTATGACCCTGTCCAATGTTTGCAAAACCAGAGAG TATTGGATGACCTATAACCTGTACATTGCTGCCTTTGCCGGTGCGGGCATCACTCTCTTGGCTCTG CTGACCTATACAGTGTCAAGCACCTATAACTTTGCGGTTCTGCGGTATCTTGGGAGAAAGGGCATAGGTCCAAGGTGTTAG
- the plp1a gene encoding proteolipid protein 1a isoform X2 gives MGCYDCCMRCLAGVPYCSLVATLLCFSGISLFCGCGHQALTEMERLIEDYFARNRQDYNTLAYIIQYFQYAIYGLASFFFLYCIALLAEGFYTTSAAKQTFGEFRSTMCGRCLSSSFIVMTYVLAVLWLLVFAFSALPVYFFYNMGATCRTIDLLTETPASINQLCVDARQYGLLPWSAVPGKACGMTLSNVCKTREYWMTYNLYIAAFAGAGITLLALVHCCLHLAVYQVYVKMVKHRTKEERRGYDLYRRMQRDRGGTLCSPYSADTFDIS, from the exons ATGG GTTGCTATGACTGCTGTATGCGCTGTTTGGCCGGGGTGCCATATTGCTCACTTGTTGCCACACTGCTCTGCTTCTCTGGCATTTCCCTGTTCTGCGGTTGTGGTCACCAGGCACTCACAGAAATGGAAAGACTTATTGAGGACTATTTTGCCCGGAACCGTCAGGACTACAACACTCTTGCCTATAT CATTCAATATTTCCAGTATGCCATTTATGGTTTGGCCTCGTTTTTCTTCCTCTACTGCATTGCGCTGCTGGCTGAGGGCTTCTACACCACAAGCGCTGCCAAGCAAACCTTCGGAGAGTTCAGGAGCACCATGTGTggccgatgcctcagctcctcg TTTATAGTGATGACGTACGTTCTTGCTGTGCTGTGGCTGCTGGTGTTTGCCTTCTCGGCCTTGCCGGTCTACTTCTTCTACAACATGGGTGCAACTTGCCGCACTATTGACCTTCTTACTGAGACCCCAGCAAGTATCAACCAGCTCTGTGTTGATGCAAGGCAATACG GGCTCTTGCCATGGAGTGCGGTACCAGGAAAAGCTTGTGGTATGACCCTGTCCAATGTTTGCAAAACCAGAGAG TATTGGATGACCTATAACCTGTACATTGCTGCCTTTGCCGGTGCGGGCATCACTCTCTTGGCTCTG GTGCATTGTTGCCTTCACTTGGCTGTGTACCAAGTGTATGTGAAGATGGTAAAGCACAGAACgaaagaggagaggagaggctATGACCTTTATAGAAGGATGCAGAGGGACAGAGGAGGGACACTGTGCTCTCCGTACTCTGCAGACACATTTGACATCTCCTGA
- the plp1a gene encoding proteolipid protein 1a isoform X5, which translates to MERLIEDYFARNRQDYNTLAYIIQYFQYAIYGLASFFFLYCIALLAEGFYTTSAAKQTFGEFRSTMCGRCLSSSVSRTRVGQFIVMTYVLAVLWLLVFAFSALPVYFFYNMGATCRTIDLLTETPASINQLCVDARQYGLLPWSAVPGKACGMTLSNVCKTREYWMTYNLYIAAFAGAGITLLALVHCCLHLAVYQVYVKMVKHRTKEERRGYDLYRRMQRDRGGTLCSPYSADTFDIS; encoded by the exons ATGGAAAGACTTATTGAGGACTATTTTGCCCGGAACCGTCAGGACTACAACACTCTTGCCTATAT CATTCAATATTTCCAGTATGCCATTTATGGTTTGGCCTCGTTTTTCTTCCTCTACTGCATTGCGCTGCTGGCTGAGGGCTTCTACACCACAAGCGCTGCCAAGCAAACCTTCGGAGAGTTCAGGAGCACCATGTGTggccgatgcctcagctcctcgGTGAGCAGGACCAGAGTGGGACAA TTTATAGTGATGACGTACGTTCTTGCTGTGCTGTGGCTGCTGGTGTTTGCCTTCTCGGCCTTGCCGGTCTACTTCTTCTACAACATGGGTGCAACTTGCCGCACTATTGACCTTCTTACTGAGACCCCAGCAAGTATCAACCAGCTCTGTGTTGATGCAAGGCAATACG GGCTCTTGCCATGGAGTGCGGTACCAGGAAAAGCTTGTGGTATGACCCTGTCCAATGTTTGCAAAACCAGAGAG TATTGGATGACCTATAACCTGTACATTGCTGCCTTTGCCGGTGCGGGCATCACTCTCTTGGCTCTG GTGCATTGTTGCCTTCACTTGGCTGTGTACCAAGTGTATGTGAAGATGGTAAAGCACAGAACgaaagaggagaggagaggctATGACCTTTATAGAAGGATGCAGAGGGACAGAGGAGGGACACTGTGCTCTCCGTACTCTGCAGACACATTTGACATCTCCTGA
- the rab9b gene encoding ras-related protein Rab-9B yields MSRNNVLLKVILLGDGGVGKSSLMNRYVTDRFDSQSFHTIGVEFLNRDLEVDGRLVTLQIWDTAGQERFKSLRTPFYRGADCCLLTFAVNDLQSFLNLSCWKKEFMFYSDVKDPERFPFVVLGNKVDMEQREVGEDEARAWCEENGCCPYFETSAKDDTNVTAAFEAAVRVVLAAEDQIGHALLGSTIDLHGNRQTSRGSCC; encoded by the coding sequence ATGAGTAGGAATAACGTGCTTCTGAAGGTGATCCTGCTGGGAGATGGTGGAGTTGGCAAGTCCTCTTTGATGAACCGCTACGTCACGGACCGCTTTGACTCACAGTCATTTCACACCATTGGCGTCGAGTTCCTTAACCGAGACTTGGAGGTGGACGGGCGCCTGGTCACCCTTCAGATCTGGGACACAGCAGGTCAGGAGCGCTTTAAGTCCCTACGCACCCCATTCTACCGGGGCGCAGACTGCTGCCTGCTCACTTTCGCTGTCAACGACTTGCAGAGCTTCCTAAACCTCAGCTGCTGGAAGAAAGAGTTTATGTTCTACTCTGATGTTAAAGACCCAGAGCGCTTCCCTTTTGTGGTGCTGGGCAATAAGGTCGACATGGAGCAGAGGGAGGTTGGGGAGGACGAAGCGCGGGCGTGGTGTGAGGAGAACGGCTGCTGCCCTTACTTTGAGACCAGTGCTAAAGACGACACTAATGTCACAGCTGCGTTCGAGGCAGCTGTCAGGGTGGTCCTGGCTGCTGAGGACCAGATCGGTCATGCGCTACTGGGCAGCACTATTGATCTTCATGGCAACCGTCAAACCTCTCGTGGGTCATGTTGCTGA